A genomic stretch from Mastacembelus armatus chromosome 12, fMasArm1.2, whole genome shotgun sequence includes:
- the oaz1b gene encoding LOW QUALITY PROTEIN: ornithine decarboxylase antizyme 1b (The sequence of the model RefSeq protein was modified relative to this genomic sequence to represent the inferred CDS: deleted 1 base in 1 codon), giving the protein MVKSNLQRILNSHCFAREKEGKQQSFTTMANLSSGICDMIGNLSLQCCSTRSPGPLWCSDAPLPPLKIPGGRGNGTRDHTPSAQLLYSDLKLTVTEEPAGNGRPGILHFQSRLTVAKTIQWDAVLSSGALYVEIPLDPLPEGSKDSFAALLEYAEEHLKVVSVFVCFYKNRDDRAKLVRTFSFLGFEIVKPGHALVPPRPDVFFMAYNIDRDSSDEE; this is encoded by the exons ATGGTAAAATCCAACCTCCAGCGGATCCTAAACAGTCATTGCTTTGCTCGcgagaaagaaggaaaacagcaGTCTTTTACTACCATGGCGAATTTAAGTAGCGGTATCTGTGACATGATCGGGAA CCTGTCCCTGCAATGTTGTAGTACCCGCAGCCCGGGGCCTCTGTGGTGCTCC GATGCCCCTCTCCCACCCCTGAAGATCCCAGGTGGGCGAGGGAATGGCACACGGGATCACACTCCTTCAGCTCAGCTGCTCTACTCA GATCTAAAGTTGACTGTAACGGAGGAGCCAGCAGGGAACGGTCGCCCTGGGATACTCCACTTCCAAAGTCGCCTCACCGTTGCCAAGACAATACAGTGGGATGCTGTCTTGAGCAGCGGTGCACTCTATGTGGAGATACCTCTTGACCCTCTTCCTGAAGGCAGCAAGGACAG CTTTGCCGCTCTCCTGGAGTATGCTGAAGAACATCTGAAAGTCgttagtgtgtttgtctgcttttaCAAGAACAGAGATGATCGTG CTAAACTGGTGCGTACCTTCAGTTTCCTGGGCTTTGAGATTGTGAAACCGGGCCATGCCCTTGTCCCACCTCGACCAGACGTTTTCTTCATGGCCTACAACATCGACAGGGACTCCTCGGACGAGGAGTAG
- the exosc2 gene encoding exosome complex component RRP4 — MAADMRLPTIQKPVSLSVSAFNRKDLVVPGDVITSDTGFMRGHGTYVDEDKLTASVAGEVQRVDKLICVRPLKTRFNGEVGDVVVGRITEVQQKRWKVETNSRLDSVLLLSSVNLPGGELRRRSAEDELTMREYLQEGDLISAEVQSVFSDGALSLHTRSLKYGKLGQGVLVQLSPSLIKRQKTHFHNLPCGASIILGNNGFVWLYPTPGQQEEEAGGFFTSLEPVSLSDREVISRLRNCLLALAAHKVLLYDTSVLYCYESSLQHQVKDILKPEVMEEIVMLTQQKLLEQEG; from the exons ATGGCTGCTGACATGAGATTACCAACTATTCAGAAACCCGTGTCGTTATCAGTTTCTGCTTTTAACCGAAAAGATCTAGTCGTCCCCGGCGATGTGATCACCTCAGATACTGGTTTCATGAG GGGTCATGGTACCTATGTTGATGAAGACAAGTTGACCGCTTCAGTGGCTGGAGAGGTGCAGAGAGTAGACAAGCTGATCTGTGTCAGACCGCTTAAGACCAG GTTCAATGGAGAAGTTGGAGATGTGGTGGTTGGCAGAATTACAGAG GTGCAACAGAAACGGTGGAAGGTGGAGACCAACTCACGGTTGGACTCTGTCCTGCTGTTGTCTTCTGTCAATCTACCTGGAGGAGAGCTG AGGAGAAGATCAGCAGAAGATGAGCTCACAATGAGAGAATATCTACAGGAGGGCGATCTCATCAGT GCAGAGGTGCAGTCTGTCTTCTCAGATGGAGCCCTATCACTTCACACCCGTAGTTTAAAGTATGGAAAA TTGGGTCAAGGAGTGCTGGTACAGCTTTCTCCTTCTCTGATCAAGAGGCAGAAAACCCATTTCCACAACTTGCCATGTGGTGCATCCATCATCCTAGGGAATAACGGCTTTGTGTGGCTGTACCCCACACCAGgacaacaggaggaggaggctggggGCTTCTTCACCAGTTTGGAG CCTGTTAGCCTGTCAGATCGAGAAGTGATTTCACGGTTGAGAAACTGTCTACTTGCTTTGGCTGCACACAAGGTCCTTTTGTATGACACTAGTGTTCTCTATTGCTATGAATCTTCACTTCAACACCAG GTCAAGGACATCTTGAAACCTGAAGTAATGGAGGAGATTGTAATGTTGACTCAACAGAAGCTGCTGGAACAGGAAGGTTAG